In Phragmites australis chromosome 16, lpPhrAust1.1, whole genome shotgun sequence, one DNA window encodes the following:
- the LOC133894818 gene encoding uncharacterized protein LOC133894818, with translation MLRRRHPNPRAFLPLLLGRGSPAKTAAACDSLPSLPPVRHFLERLLGGTGALSHAAPSAATAGGDPASLTVHFLRHSCGLAEPEAAAVAARVRFRSTKNGHAVLALLRGLGFPPASVARLVAAFPAVLSSTTIGAKFDFYRRELGLSDAEVRRFLLASPNRTITAGLDGRLRPNHQLLRDLLGTDKNVLSAVKQSMDLIYENLQVVLLPKLKALRDHGVTEEVLIKLVTTHPKALVHRSSRFDDGLAAMKDLGVSPSSGIFPYAFGVFSKMYESKWQRRMDNYLSLGWTEEQVRRAFVRHPYCMSVSDDKVRQLMQFFAEKLGWSPEYVSSSPTLLSFSYEKRVLPRCMVLDILASRGIIKQGIKLSHLTMSEKKFEEKYVTRYQEVVPQVLEAYGSRTAIAVK, from the coding sequence atgcttcgccgccgccaccccaaTCCCCGTGCCTTCCTCCCACTGCTCCTCGGCCGCGGCTCGCCCGCCAAAACAGCGGCCGCCTGCGATTCCCTACCTTCCCTCCCCCCTGTCCGGCATTTCCTCGAACGCCTCCTGGGCGGCACGGGGGCGCTCTCCCACGCCGCCCCCAGCGCCGCCACAGCCGGAGGCGACCCCGCCTCCCTCACGGTACACTTCCTCCGCCACTCCTGCGGCCTAGCGGAGCCGGAGGCCGCCGCTGTGGCCGCGCGCGTGCGCTTCCGCTCCACCAAGAACGGGCACGCCGTTCTCGCGCTCCTCCGCGGCCTCGGCTTCCCTCCCGCCTCCGTCGCGCGCCTCGTCGCCGCCTTCCCTGCCGTGctctcctccaccaccatcggcgcCAAATTCGACTTCTACCGCCGCGAGCTCGGCCTCTCCGACGCCGAGGTCCGCCGCTTCCTCCTCGCCAGCCCCAACCGCACCATCACCGCCGGCCTCGACGGCCGCCTCCGCCCCAACCACCAACTCCTCAGGGACCTCCTCGGCACCGACAAGAATGTGCTCTCCGCCGTCAAGCAGTCCATGGACCTCATCTACGAGAACCTCCAGGTCGTGCTTCTCCCAAAACTCAAGGCCCTCCGCGACCACGGCGTCACGGAGGAGGTCCTCATCAAGCTGGTCACCACGCACCCCAAGGCTCTCGTGCACAGGTCCTCCCGCTTCGATGACGGCTTGGCTGCCATGAAGGACCTTGGGGTCAGCCCGTCCTCCGGCATCTTCCCCTACGCCTTTGGGGTATTTTCGAAAATGTACGAGTCCAAATGGCAGCGCAGGATGGACAATTACCTCAGCTTGGGGTGGACCGAGGAGCAGGTGAGGCGGGCGTTCGTCAGGCACCCGTACTGCATGTCGGTGTCGGATGACAAGGTCAGGCAACTCATGCAGTTTTTCGCGGAGAAGCTTGGCTGGAGCCCCGAGTATGTGTCGTCAAGCCCGACACTTCTTTCCTTCAGCTATGAGAAGCGGGTCTTGCCGAGGTGCATGGTGCTGGACATACTGGCGTCGAGGGGTATCATCAAGCAGGGCATAAAATTGAGTCATCTGACGATGTCGGAGAAGAAGTTCGAGGAGAAGTATGTCACAAGATACCAGGAAGTGGTTCCTCAAGTATTGGAAGCTTATGGATCCAGAACAGCTATTGCTGTGAAGTAG